From Oenanthe melanoleuca isolate GR-GAL-2019-014 chromosome 4, OMel1.0, whole genome shotgun sequence:
GACTCCATTGCTGAAAAGCAGAGGGTTGTGGATCTGAAGCTTCAGTCAGAGGTAAGTGGTTACAGTCACAGTATAAATagcttttcttccaaaaatgtCAGGGACAGCCATGGACACCAGGAGACTCCACTCACATGGAACAATTGGGTTTTGTTCATCAGTCAGCTTTTTTTAGTCTACAAGATGCACCAATTCCTTCTTTTCAATAGCCTCTtagctgaaaaatgaaatgaataGGATGGGTCTCTGACAGGATCTCTTAAATTTGAGCCTTTTTTTAGTGCAAGACCAAATGGAGAATATTCCTGATTCAACTTCCCTTGTGCTGAATTTTCTTCACAactattttaaggaaaaaaacccacataattTATTACTCTGTTTTAGTTTCGCAGCAGTTAATGGAATATGATGTGGAATACAATGTAGAACCTGAATGAACTTTAAAGTGCCAATGAACTATGGAGCTGAAAATCTTTAAATCTTTCACTGTGCAGTTCatgataaaatagaaaaagcattACAGCAATTCGCTAACAGTAAATGTTTATTCAGTAGTTACCTAAATTTCTTGGGCTGTCTGGTTGTGGGGAGGGAAGCTGTTAAATTCAGTTAATGCTTTAGCTGCAGTcgattttgttttattttgattttctagctgcttttcttttgtttccttgcaCTTATGGCTTTATTAATAGGAAGATAGATAGGTTCTGCTTTTGTTAACCATTACTGTTTTGTTCATATACAGTTAGCCTTACAAGAGGAGAAGTTAAGACTAGAAGAGGAGGCTTTATATGCTGCACAACGTgaagcagccagggcagcaaagcagaaaaagctcTTGGAGGTGAGGGGAAAAAGACCCCAATATATATGAGAGCCTCTGTCCTGTTCCCATGTATGCAGACATCCCTGATATCCTTCCCATCTCAGGAGACCTGACAAGGAGGAGATGGCTTTGGCTTGTGAAGTAGAGAAAGAAGGACAAGATGTGAAAGTACAGCTGCTTGGCACAGCTGAAAATCACCATAATTGTTTGGAACAGCTTCTGTCGCCGAGTATAGATTTTGAACAAGTTATCATTTTAATCTATAATTAGATTCACACTCTTCTTAAATAATATGTAGAAGTTACTGATCTGAAATGTAAAATGATCTGTGATGGGTTTTGGGTAAAAAAACACCCCTGAAATGAAGCACACGTTGTGACATCATTTAGACTTTTGTAAAATGTACTTTATATATTTGTGCACTGTGTTGTTCCTTGTCTTTGTGGTTTGTGTTGACCCTGCTTTGGAGTCTTCATCTAATTTTTGTGTCACTAAGTATAGCTCTCATTTCACATTCCTTTCTCTCCCCTTGCCATTTGGTGTGGGAGGGTTAATTCTATGTGACCTTtttgcctgcttttttttctttccacttttaATCTATAGAAAGCCagaaaaagtagatttttttttaaagggcaTTAACTGTTTTTTGTAGAAGTTCTGtgcaagaaatgttttttttcttgtctttcagtatttttaatatgcaCTTCTTTTAGTCAGGACCTAAGATAGAATGGATTATAGagattttaatttcctcttcatGCAAAATTAGTACCACTTATCTCCTGCTCAAACACCCTCCTCAAAACCCAGAAGGATTATAAGGATTTTAAGGAAGCATTTTTGTCCAGATATGCATCAAGCACTTAGCCCTTCTAGATAAACTGGAAGCTATTTTTGAATGCATCACTCATCTCCCTGCTGTTTGTGGGCACAAATGGGAAAATGGCTTTTTCCTTGGAAGTATGGCCTCTTTTAAAGCTCATTTGGCTTGCTGATGTTGCCCTACTAAATGTCAGGGTCTGTAACAGTGGGGAATTTTAATATGTCCTGGAACTGGCAGTCCTGGATATTGGGATGTGACCTGGCAGAATGGGGAGATAATCTAAATTGGGTGTTATGTGGGTATAGGAATCCTAAAAGAAAATCGTTGCATGTGTCAGTAATTGATTTTGACAGATTTGTTGACTGTGTTGTGCCAAATTTCTGTCTGTTCCTCTCTGTGTTCTTGAATCTTTTCACCTCTAACCACCACGATGTGATATTTctacttctgctttttttttctcttcactccCCACTTACTCATTTCTGCCTGCAATTACTACTATTGAAATACCCAAGATGCAAAGTGTGCCAGGAAACAAACCCACCATCATCATCTTGGGATTGAAGAACTCCAGATCCAGTGCAGTTACCTCCCCACACCCGAAGCAAAGAGCAATTCTCAGAGGAAGTTGACATTAGCAGAGTTATTAATACTTTTGGCCCTGCAAGGCAGCAAAGCTGTTATTAATATAGATGAAGCACTTAGTGCTGATGGAGACAGCCAGAGGAGATGGCACTACTGCTTTGCACAGGGATAAAAGGATTTGTaggaaatatttatcttttaaatggCAGGGTGGCTGTTCCTGGGCACGGAGCAAAAGAAATCCAACATCACCCAGGTTAGTTGTGCATGGAAAATACTTTAGGAGACAGGAGACAAGACAGGTGCAGTCATGACTGAGGTGGTGTCCACGTTTCTAAAAactgatggggtttttttggggggtgcaTAAAGTAGGATTAAGTGTTGAGAGCTCTGTTTTGAGTATTCAGCTTTTTCAACCATTCGCTTTTCTTGATAGCAACGTAGGCAGCACAGGATAACGCAGAGGGCACATGCTGTTAATAATGGAGAGTTCCAGAGGTAAGAGACCAGATTTTATTCATGGTAACTGAGAGTCTTGACTGCTCGTACTCCTGTTCCTCATCTGGAAAGTCAGGGGCTATTTTGGCTTCATTGTGGTTATTGCTGGAGTTATTAGGCTGCTGCATACAGTGCTACAGCCAGCTGCCAAGAGATATTTACACACCCACAAAATCCAGTGGTTAATTTCCAAAAAgtgtttatatataaaattgcagctaataaaaatatttttattattcaggACCCTGCTCTAAAAACCCAatagaaatacattatttaagTGCTTTATAGAGTTTGCCTCTTTCTTCATTATTATTCctaattgtatttatttattaaatattttatgtgtttatttatagTTTAAGTCTCTTCATTCCCACCTTATCTCGtcagtggtggtggtgggaaaaacaagcttaaaaaaaaaagtgaataaattTACAGTGGTAAATGGTATTTGATTTTAGAAAGAACTCATGCATGGAAGACAAGGAGGAATTTTGCTATGGAAGCACAGTTAGAATAGGAGCTGTAAAAACTGAGTAAGAGCTGgccagattttaaaaacaaaggagtGCAGAAGCAGAGTTTGAATTCATTACCTAAAAAATGAATTGAAAATTAAGGGGATTTTATCTAAAGTGATGAAGAGAGGGGAAGAGTTgttttgaattaattaattaatttttaactgaaaatacTAATGAAAATtgagcaggagcacagactGGGAGAGAAGGTGATGAAAAGGAATAGAAAGGCATTCTGCAGATGATTCTATAAAGAATGTAGTTCAGGGTGTATGTGCTTTgtagcacagagctgggggcatGTGGATTTACATATTTTTGATGGCACCCTTGGAGGTTTCTAAAGCTGAAAAAATCGTGCATTGTTCTTGCAGCTCTGTGGCAGAAGAGGATCTGGATCCTTTCCTCAGGAATACAAAATTCCAGTATGAAGCTTTCCGAAGCAGTAGTAAGTCTGCCTTTCCTTAAGCACATCTTTAAATGTTAAGGGACTCTGAGGGGCacagagtgctgctgcttttcctagATAAACACAGATTATTTCTAGTTTTATGTTTACACACACAAATAGAAATGTGTgtacatttttctgtaattaaaaaatctgGTGATTTCTTTATCTGATAGATAAAAGATGGTGGTGAACATTTCTTGTGAAACCAGACCCTGTATTGAAGATGCAGATGTGTGTTTATAGCTTTTTCTAATTATCCCTTGGCAAAGTAATTAGAGCCATATTAATGcctaattttttcctaatgaagTGCAAGAGGGAATTTGGCTGCCTGTACTTAAAAAATTTCACTAACAGTTTAGAGGAAAACAATTTGATAAGCTTTTATCTGTAAGTTTTGGTGACAGTATGTGACAACCACTAAGGTGGACGACTGATGGCTGTGTTTCATGAAATACTGTGAGTAGTTTAGTTTTTTGGGGAGGAGAGGCTTgatttgggttttgctttgttttacaAGTCTTCATACAAGATTAGCTTACAGCTTATTAAATTCCTTTCCAGTTCTAATTAGACAATATCTCAGTGATATTGATAATTAATAAGCCACTGATTACTCTTTAAACTGATGAAGTGCCTTTTCCAGCATTCCTGAGTTTTAAATGGCCACAAAGCccaatttaaaattttacttttgcaTGTTGAACCTGAAATTCAAGTacatttaagaattaaaaatacattatgggttgttgttgttttgtttttttttaataggactTTCATCTGATGCCACAGTGCTGACACCCAACACGGAGAGCAGTTGTGACTTGATGACCAAAACCAAATCAGTGAGTGGGAACGATGACAGCACCTCCTTGGATTTAGAGTGGGAGGATGAAGAAGGTATTTATCCTGCATTTCAGCTTCATCCTGAACTCAAAAGTTAAAGATGTTGACAGTTTAAGCTATGTTAGTTGTAAATTTGTTGTTCTCAAAAGGGAACATTATTTCTGATGGAATTTCTGACAAGTTTGTAATAGTTAAACTGTAAATCATTTTTACTGAGAAAATTCCTTATTTTGATAAGTGTGGAGATAGCCCTAATACTGAATTCATTTGTTTGGACACTCCAGTAATCAAATGAATTCATTTCCCCTGCATTTACTGACTAGTGAACTCCTGACAAAAGTAATGGTGAAGAAATGCTGCCCTCTCGTGAgccaggagcagaaggaagagctTATTCTTCCTTTTGAAATGTGGAAGTTGGTCAGGAGTCTGACTTaaatattttggggaaaacCCTTACTACTTGGACTGTAACACTCACTGGGAACTTGGATCTGCATTCCAAGGAGTATCCCAGCTATCCTCATTGCTGCTGTTACAGgtgttttctgtatttcctcaTTGTTGCCaatactttcttttatttactAAACCTGCAAAAGCTTTTATCCAAAATGCTGAGTGAAAGGCTCACCAAAAATAAGCaagggtttgtttcttttagcCAATCTGTAGGTGATGTTTTTCTTCCATGAGAATGTCTTGTGAATTACTGACAAAATCAGTAAAATCTTTCCAGAACCGTATTTTGCCTTGTTTTGTGTGGAATTAAATATCCGTTTCCAGACAAACTGAAGAGCTCTCGTGGATCTAGTGAATCTAGTGTCTGTCCAAACGCTAGCCTAGTTTCTCCTAGCAGAAACACGAGAGTTAGATGCAAGGCTGCATTTctcacctgtgtgtgctccATGCCAGGCATGAACAGGATGATCCCGGTGCGGGAGCGCTCCAAGACGGAGGAGGACATCCTGCGGGCAGCGCTGAAATTCAAcagcaggagggcaggcagCCACCCAGCCTCGGCCTCCGACGACTCCAACGGGCTGGAGTGGGAGAATGACTTTGTGAGCGCCGGGATGGACGACAACGGCAACTCCGAGTACGCCGGCTTCGTCAACCCCGTGCTGGAGCTGTCGGGCTCGGACGCGCGGCTGGCGGAGCCCGAGCGCCAGGACAGGTAGTGACCGCCAGGACACACAGTGGCCGCTCCTGCACggccctgcctgctcccaagggctgccagggcaggtggAACGCTCGTGGAACCTGCTCTTTCGGAACCCGCTGCCCTTTCTCTCACGCGCCAGGAGCGGGAGGGACTCGCTGCCCGAGGGAACTCAGAACTAAGTGCAATTTTATCGGCTACCTTCTCCACTTTTGTGAAAACCGGGGTGATTCTATTGTGTATATTTCTGGGTATCTGGATTTAATATACAATTATCTGCACTAATTGAAGCTTCATAGCTTGACTTATCTATATTTtaacttgcctttttttccGGATAATGTTTCTATTGATTTTGGTTTAAAATTCATCATTGGCCTAATATTTATCTCAGAAACAGTCTtgtataatttatttaatacttGAAGatagagaaataattttaaaatatttttatttctggtctGTGCTTTTTGACTTGCTCTTCAGCTGTTTAGACGGTGCAAAACTAAGAGCTGCAAAACAAATCTGACACATGGCAAACTGCAGATTTTCCCCTGTCTGGGTTAAAGTTTTCCTAGTCTCATGTTGTCCTTTTTccatttacttttatttttttaattactttatgCTAAGCAGGGTTAATCTTAATGAACATAGTAAAACTCAGCAGGTTAGGTAAGATATTGCCTTGTTTAATATGCCAGACTTAGTAAGCGTGTGCTagatagaaaaacaaaaataaaataaaa
This genomic window contains:
- the AP1AR gene encoding AP-1 complex-associated regulatory protein isoform X1 encodes the protein MGNCWAQWCCGLLFRRDPGRIQRGGGSKYFRTCSTGEHFTIEFENLVESDEGESPGSSHRPLTEEEIADLRDRHYDSIAEKQRVVDLKLQSELALQEEKLRLEEEALYAAQREAARAAKQKKLLEQRRQHRITQRAHAVNNGEFQSSVAEEDLDPFLRNTKFQYEAFRSSRLSSDATVLTPNTESSCDLMTKTKSVSGNDDSTSLDLEWEDEEGMNRMIPVRERSKTEEDILRAALKFNSRRAGSHPASASDDSNGLEWENDFVSAGMDDNGNSEYAGFVNPVLELSGSDARLAEPERQDR
- the AP1AR gene encoding AP-1 complex-associated regulatory protein isoform X2 codes for the protein MGNCWAQWCCGLLFRRDPGRIQRGGGSKYFRTCSTGEHFTIEFENLVESDEGESPGSSHRPLTEEEIADLRDRHYDSIAEKQRVVDLKLQSEQRRQHRITQRAHAVNNGEFQSSVAEEDLDPFLRNTKFQYEAFRSSRLSSDATVLTPNTESSCDLMTKTKSVSGNDDSTSLDLEWEDEEGMNRMIPVRERSKTEEDILRAALKFNSRRAGSHPASASDDSNGLEWENDFVSAGMDDNGNSEYAGFVNPVLELSGSDARLAEPERQDR